gaatgccagaCTTCAGATTCATTAACACTCAAATGAATATTGTTCACGACTTTATTACATAGATCTGCAAGAGAAAGGCGGAACATGCCTTCGCATTCATAACCCTTTCCAAGAAATAGTCCATATTTCATAACAACTAATTTATTAGACTCGAATaccaacttaaacccttctctacatagaagggagccactaacgaggttcttcttgatggcggggacatgctgcacgttcttcagctgcacgatccttcccgaagtaaacttcagatcgaccgtgccaacaccaagAACAGAAGCACTCGTGCCATTCCCCATCAGTACGGACCCGTGACCTTTGgcctggtaagaagaaaacaatgaaatgtcagcacacacatgaacacctgcacctgtgtcgacccaccaatcggtggatgGCCAAACTGAAAATACAGCAAATAAATTACCGTACCCGGATGCACCACTCTCATTGTTGCTCACAATCatattgacagacttggagtcctgccctggcttcttgtacttgtttgggcacttgttggcccaatgttcaaccgaaccacaagtaaagcagccctcatccttcttgttcttcttgaaggtcttcttacccttcttcttaaagtcgGCACTCTGTTGGACACCGTTCTTTCCCTTGGGCTTGTGGGAATAGGAGTTCTTCTGATGCACCATATTGGCCACAGAAGTTCCTTCGACCCCTTTTCCATGCGAGTCCTTTGCCCTTGAATTCTGCTCAACACTCAGATGGCCAATGACATCCTCCACAGAGAATTCACGCCTCTGATGTTTCAGAGTGGTGGCAAAGTTCCTCCAGGAATTGGGGAGCTTAGCGATTATGCAGCCCGCGACAAACTTGCCCGGTAACTCGCACTTAAGAAGCTCAAGCTCCTTAACaatgcatattatctcatgagcctgctccaaCACAGGACAGTTTTCAACCATCTTGTAATCGTGGAACTGCTCTATAATATACATCTCGCTCCCTGCATCGGCCGCCCCGAACTTAGATTcgagcgcctcccacaagtcTTTGGCAGACCGCACATGCAAATATGCGTCAACCAGCTTATCTCCAATCACGCTCAGAACTGCCCCGAGGAACACGACAGTGGCCTCCTTgaacgccttctcctgttcaggagcgATCGTTCCTATGGGAGTCACACCGGcgacccagaacacgttcatGGCCGTGAGCCATAAGGTGGTTTTAGTCTGCCAATGCTTAAAGTACGTCCCCGTAAATGGGGACGGTTTTAGTGCAGCAGCAAAACCAGAATTCGAAAAACTCCTACACATTTTAGGTTTTTGGATTGATGAGGAAATAGGCAGTTTTTTGATTAGATTAATCCATGAATGAATCATGAGCATGACATGGACATCATTGATAACACACTGACTACGATCTAACAGATCATGTACTACGCACATAGTAGAAACATCTACGCATATTGCTAGTACTGCTACAATAGAAAGAAACACGAGAGGGATAAACGATGTATACCCTCCAATCGGCcacgcggcggcggtggcggtggcagcAGCCGCGGCATCCTCAGCGGCCTTCTTGTCGGCCTCGGCCTTCTCAGCGGCGGCACGGTCGGCGTCGGTCGACATGGTGATGACGAAGGTGATGCGGACGTAGATGAACAGAAGCGAGCAGTCGCGTAGTCGCTACCCAAAAACctaatcgcccctctcccgtacaggatccgGAGAGGCGGGGTTTCGGAGGCCTGCTCTCCCATCAACCGTGTACGCGGTGAACGGGACGGAGTCGCCGGCGGTAGCAACAGCAGAGGAACAACGTGGGCGTGGAGGCGGAGATGGAGATGCGTTCTGTTTtcgcggcggctagggttggcagCGCCCCACATATATATGTGCGGCCgcgcgtggagagacgtgggctgaACCCACGTCGAAGTCGGTAGCCCATTatccgacgtctcagatcgtggcccTACCTGTCAAAGACTCTCCGATCCGGACCGGCAAAAAGAAGCGCATAGGagtgagctcggctcggctcaatcccgcggcgcggcgcgccgtgacgaggcgtggcgtggcgtggcgtggcgtggcgaggcgagcggaggaggaggagtgcgcgagggcttcttttcttctcaagctccaatagcatgagggagagaatcccttataaaccactccaactctccttccacttccggggtggcactaaacttcccaccacctTGTCATGCCACCTACACGGGCCCTTAGAGATTAAATCTGAAATTGTCATATGGGCTCTAGGCCCATCTCATATTTCAACAGACACCACACATACGACGAGGTCCTTCAATAGCAACGCCTTCAGAAAGAAAACGCCGCTCAAACACTGCCGTCACCGGATCAAACCACTCAAGGTTagaatctaggttttcaccctgaagaatcagtccgagcaatgccttcaacaaggtaacaaCGTAAAAACATGCAGTAGCCAGTATAACCAACTCGAATCAGACTTAAGCTTTCACTCCGGAGCTCAGTGTATCTACATAGAGATCTTAGACGATGGCTAGGACCACACTGTATTCCACAAGGAGCAGATACTTGGCAGTGGAAATAAGTTCAGGCACCTGGTGGTCAAGAGGTTTTCCTTTTTGAGACACTAGTCAAGAGGGGTAAGCTTGAGGGGGCGTCTTGCATCCACAATGATAACATTCCTATGAGATGTGTACTCTGACATTTCTCGATGTGAAGAAGCAAAAGAGACCGCAACAGGCATCACATAGGGCCAAGTGGGCAAGTGGCGGTGCCAACTCAGAAAGGCTCAGAAAGTACTCGCTTCGTCTCATAATCTAAGAGCGTTTTAACTCTTGGGAGTAGCAACCAGCGCAAGTAGGTTCAGACGATGGCACCAACTTAGCAAAAAGGTTGTCTACAAATTTTGCAATAATAAAGAGTAACCCCAACCTCAAAAAGAGCTTCGAGATCAAGCCTAACTAGGTCGCAGTTGCCATGGTGAAGATGCTAGCGAGCCTTGAGGGCAAATCCATGTATCCAACGAGGCCCAGCTGCCACATGGTGGAATATAGGCTAATGAACTTCAAGACCAAGCCTGACGAGGTCCCAGCTGCCATGTTAGAGCACATGTGCATACGCCCCAAGCTTTGCAAATTTTCATGTATTTTTATTCAAGTTCTTGTGCGGTCCATCAAATGGAAGCAAATTTGTATGGTGATACaatcaactactccctccgtcccaacgctcttatattatgttatgggacagagggagtagctcGCACTCTTAGAACTTGCGCTCCTAGACAGTAGATTTAATTGGTCAAACAATCAAGCATAACCAACTTCGTAGTCTTGACGGGGCCTTCTTCAACCTAGCTTGGAATGACTCTTTTTCAAACACAACCCAAAAGGCTAGCTAGTCATTATTATTGGAAGTCTCGGCCGAGTGAAATATAGCATAAATTACACCACTgaaataagagagagagagagaaaagctGGTCTTATGCGCTATAGCTGCACCCATGCTTATCAGTTCTGGTTCTTGTTCTTGTGCACATTAAATTTTGAAATACCAGTTTTTATTTTTCTAGTGGTCAACGAAATTGAACAACAAGGAtgataaaaagaagaagaaaaacataCTTATTTTAGAACTGTAATCCATAGGCCATAACATATGAGTCGAGTCAAGAAGAAAAACATACTTATTTTACAACTGTAATCCATAGGCCATAACATATGAGTTGAGTCACAAGAAGAAAAACATACTTATTTTACAACTATAATCCATAGGCCATAACATATGAGTTGAGTCATGGATCGTCGGTGCTATCTATATCAGGAGGTGTCATAAAAGAATTGAATGGCCGCACTAGCATATCTCTCTTGCGAAAGAATTCTTTTTCGTGATCTTGTTTTCCACAGAAAAAATCTGCACTGCTTGGGTGCAAGATATTGGATTCATCTGGACAAAATGCACACGAGGCTCTAAAGCGGCACAACGGCTTTTCTGTTGACATTACAGAGAAAGATAAAGACAGAATTAGCTGCAAGTTACATTAATGATATGGATATACTCAAGTGGCTAGCAAACACAGTATGGCCGAATGTAAAGATAAATTTAGGTAGTACCTAAGATAGTGCATGTTTCAACGGCTATTTGGCACCAGCGTCTATCAAAATGTAGCTCGGCAAAGAAGTGTTGCGTCTCGGCGGTGGTGTCCACTGGGCGAGCCGAAAAGCCGAGGTGGTACCAGAAAGTTCCCCTAAAACCGACGCAGACGGCGTTCATCTCCGTGGTGGGAGGATACTCAGGATACTCGAACTCGGCACCCTGCATCTCAGCGATCGATCTCAAACTCTCAATCATAAGTATTAAGTACTCGCCTGGATGTATGAGAGGGAGAGACGGAGAGAGTATCATACCGGGTTGTTGGAGTTGTAATGTTCAAGGGCGACGTCAACAAGCTGAGAAATTCGGAAGGCGACGATATCTCTGTCTCCAAATAAACAAGGGTACACCAAATAAATAAACATAATGGATGGATCTTTCGTTCGATGGTTGGTTATTCAGGGCAATCAGCCGTTCATCGAGTGAAACTCATAATAAGTACTCCTATAAGAATAGATACATGCAAGCAATTGAGGAAATTTACAGAAAAAATATATCCAGTAGCTACGAATTACATACTCTTTTGACATACGGCTGCCTGGGGGAGGGTTGGCGTAATCAAAGGCAgcggcgccgccgtcgccgccggcagTGGAAGAGAATAAGGAACCCATCGATGGATCAATGTCCCGGTGCCTCTTGGCGGCTGGCCAAAGTAAATAGAAGGATTTCCCCGTATATGTCAGTATGTGGTTAAGCCGATCGGGATCGGAGACTAGGAGTCCCTTTGCGTTACGGAAGATAAATAGCCTACGTTTGTTTATGCTCCACAAATAGCGTGTAGGCAGGCCGGCTGGTTGGATCTGGGCCGCAGGAGGGCCGTGTGTCCACTGTCCAGCGGGGGTTACGCCCCAATAGCCTACGTATTCTGTGTGcctcttgtctttgtttctcaaATCTCTGGTGATTACAACCCGTAGACTGCCGCTGCTTGCGCGCAGGTACGAGTTACAAAACCGACTCGTGCTAGACCAAGCAAGCTAGCACAAGGAAACTCCAAACCGACTTAAGCTAAGCTTTCCTATTGTACTTGCACACGTAGCCTACTAAGCACAAAGACATTTTCCTAACCCTAATGATAAATGCCACACGTGGGATGTGTGGCACTCCAGCCCTGACGTTTTTCGATGATAAGGCACGTAAGGATGGCAAATTCTAGTGACATGCGGCAAGTTTTTTTAAAAAACAAACAAAAGCACAAAAGTTGTCATCCTTACCAACTAAAGTGTCCTTTGAGAAACCTTTTTTTTGAGGGACCTAAAGTTGTCATCCTCGCGTAACAAAACTTGCCACTAAACATGTTAGAAGTTACTGTGTGCCCATACATGACGTGTGGCATTTAAGATCCTTTTCTAAACTAATCAACCGGCAACGCTGACCACAACAGTACTAATCCAATCCTAaccgaacacaagaacacacGGCTACATTTGCATTATAAACTAGCACACTCCAAGCTAAACTCAAAATATTGGATTAAGCTAACAATCATCCCCTAATCCAAGAGCACTTTTACAGTATCCAGAAATTAATATAGCCCGTCCATTTTTCCCATTCCGGTGTTTCATAAGATTTGGTACTCCATCACTAATCTCACGGAGTATTGATTTAAACACACACGGAGTACCAACACGTAAGGGGCAAATAGGTAATCCATCAgctttgttaatattttttgtgaGGTGTAATTAATATTTTTCCTTGTCTGAAATCATTTTGACCGACATAACCCTACTTCCCATTCATCTCGCGATGAACCACATTCCACGGTTGTTGGTGAGAGCAGCAGTGGCGGCGGAGTACATAGGGGGCTGAGAGCCGTATTCGTGGCCAGGACGATGGTGATGTTGGGAACCATAGTAGAAAATAAAAAAGTATCGCCCTACGATCACATAGTAACACTAGGAAGATGCAATAAAGGGTTTCGATCAGATCGTTATCAGCTCCAAGTTGCAGCGGAAGAAGATGAGTCAGTGTATatcgtacttggagtccctcgaaccaTAGATGTCCGATCGATCCCGCGAATCACCCACGAACAGTCACTCGAACAGAAGATCAAAAGCATGACCTCTCCACAAATTGCAAGTGCATGGTCTTCATGATCCAGCAGCGCTTCACCGTCGGGAGCTAATCATCGCCAGCGAATTAGAAGGAAGATATTAGAACCACACTGGatttctaattatgaggattagagaaTCTAGGTCTAACTCTAATTAGATCAAATAGGACCAACTAGAAATAGAACtagagaactagaggaggctccaaaacttgtgtatTCAAAAGTGACTAAAACCTCTAGTATTTATAGGTCggaggagaggggagggagcgtcaTAAGGCGGGAAGGAACTACCCCCTTTGCATTGGCCAAGAGGAGGGGGAGTCCccctccaattcggcctcctgcccccctccaattcggcctcctctcCCCTTTCCATGGGGAGAAGGAGGCGCCACCCTTTTTGGGCCCAAGAGGCCCAAGTAGCCTTCCATCACTTGACCTTTTAAAACCTGTTGATATTAAATTAATATAAAAGCTTCCTAATTATTATTAAAGACTTTTATTACTAATTTAACATAACAAATTTTTTTCCATGCTATATTATTTATCGAAAATACCCTGTATTGCCCGATAAACTCCGAAACCCTTCCAGTGACCCCTAAACGCTTCCGGTTTCTCTCGAAACTATTTCGAATgttagtgaaactatttcactaaTATGTTCTCATTATTCTCGTCCTACTAACAGTCAGCACATCGTCATTACCTTAAACTTGTGACCTAATAGGTTCGGTAAAACATAGATATGAATAAAACCCCTTTCGTTTAATGACCTATAGCAGAACCATGGACGTCCATATCAATCCCTATGAGTACACGAATGACATTTGAGTGAACCCTCGGTTATCATGAGCTATTCCCTTTGCTTCATGATACTTTACAAAAGCCGAGGTGAGATGTATCAGTATCCTCTTGAGTCATTCTCATGTTCACTATACCGGTCTCCCtattaccggttttgttcttctttctcgttgacaTGTTCTGGCAGCCCCGTGACAtagtcacctgtgtctggccagacgatggcggatgtcgtcacaccgagagggcccttAAGAGTATCTccccatcgtcggaggagcaaatcccactgtTGAGCTATAGTCCCTTTGTCAAACTTTCCGATGCACCTATAAGTTATTGTTATGATCACAGTGTTACATATGATGTTTGAGCAATCCCAAAGTTCATCGTACGGTAAGAAGTGACTACAacactctcatggtctaaggaactaaaGCATATATTAACTCTTTGTGTTATAATAATTGACTTGTGATGATAGTTTCTCAAAGTGTATCAAACAATGTTGGGTCAATTCAATGTGATCATTCTTCTAACGTCATATCCTCAATGTTGTTTTAAGACTATCATTACACTTAATGATATATCAAGATCCAGAAAACATGATGAtaaacaacacttgagctagtcttagaggcggGACTAGGAATTAAATTTTACtgtttatcattccacacgtgtATATTTTCAACTGATACGCATATTCCTGGAACATAGCAGTTATAACAcagaatataaactcttaattataaacatggaaatataataatacaatattattgcctctagggcatatttccaacagtctcccacttacactagagtcaataatctagttagcACATTTTCTTTAACACTAATGGTAATCCGGTGTTTGTCCATGCTTTGCTTGTTTTATAGCCTTCATCCTATCAGATCTTTACAACTTCAGATCCACGTGTATTATTTACATTTCTTTGCATCTATTATGCTTTCACAAGAATTCATAACTTGTGTGAAACTGACTTTCTATGTGTGGAATCACTAGTAGGACCACTAATTCCTTAGACTGAGCTGTGGAACCACTATTAGGAGTAGTGTTCCAATAGCACAATCATCTAGAAATCATAGCAAGTTCATAAATGAACTTTTGATTCATCACCCTCCATTTGGTGCTTTTAAAGCGAGAATATACTCAGTCTTTTTATAAAATTCACCATAGTAACTTTCTTGGATAAATTCCAACTTATTGCACCACCATAAATCATTTGATTTGAAATCAAAAATCGCTTGGAGCACCGATGAAGATTTTATCGATGTACTACGTACTTACAACAAGTATGTATTGATGTAACTCCTTACAATAATTTCTTCATTTTCTCCATATGCGAGAaacatgtcatcagtacttaacGACATTTCTACTGTTGCTATTATCCACAATTTGATCATTCTGGTAACTTACCCACAACTAACTTGGAGTACTGTACATATCTGATTATTTACATACCTTGGAATACAAGTGTGATTGAAATCATGTATTTCACTCATCAGTATTTTAGGGTACCGATTCTTGCTAAAAGTTCTTCCATGTGACTATCACAAGAAACTCTTCTTGACGTTTTTTCATACTAAACTGTTTTAGTATCTTGTCAATACATATTTTGGCTAAGCCCGATTAGACACtactatctccatagatcattgtACCTAATTACAAGGATCTATTGCCTAAGTATTTTACTGAAAAACTAGTTCCAATAGAGTTTTAATTCCTGTCAAGAAATTTATATAATTTCCTTAAGAATGAGTCATGCACACACAATGTTTAGAAATATTAtcatgctcccacttactttcttgtaaatacaaacATCTTGGCTTTCCTCAATGAAATCAAATTATTTGATCATTCCATTAGAAcaaagattccaactccattatGCTTGCTTTAGTCCATTATAGGATTTCTTGAagtttgcacacttactcatctTCTGGATCAAAAAATTACCTTGGACCGTCTCACATATAGTACAACCTTTGTTCTATTTCGATCTCATGGAAACCATTTTGACATCCATTATTATATCTCAAAATTGAAATATTTAACATTCTAGTTTAACCTGAAGTGACTTTAAGTTTTGCTATGACGAGACAATTTTGTTATAGTTAAATTCTTGATCTTGTCATAAGCTAGTAGTAATATTTCAAgctttttttatatatatatattttttatctTTGTCAGTTTATAGATCCATTACTTTTTGTCAGGCTCTAAGTCTTCCGGAGGGTTTACCGTGTTCTAAACTTGAATTATGTAAATGGATACTATCTCAGATAACTTTGGCATATAGCCAATTTTCGGAGTTAGGGCCCATCAACACTTCTTTGTGTATTATAGGTTCATTGTTTGTTCAACTATATTTCATCTTCACACCACAAATGTACGTACGAATTTGCCCAACCTACGTAGTTCAACTGCAAGTTCGACCAAAGTCTTTATATATCATGTAAATACTTTCATATTAGTCACGGTAGGAAATTATAGAATTACTTCttgtgtttcttttcttttacctAATCATGAAGATTCTGCAATGTTGTCGAGTTGCACTGTCCTCCCACTCACTCTTTTGCAGAGAACTTCAAAATTTCCGCACTCTGTGGCAAAATACTTTGCCTCGGCGTAATGATAGAGGAATACCCAACCATTTGGGAAAACCTACAAGGTAGCATTTATTTCAACAAATTTGATGGTGCTATTTTCACTGTAAaagctgatgacccacaagtataggggttcTATCGTAGTCcgttcgataagtaagagtgtcgaacccaacgaggagcagaaggaaatgataagcggttttcagcaaggtattctctgcaagcactgaaataataggtaacagatagttttgcgataagataatttgtaacgagcaacaagtaacaaaagtaaataaagtgcagcaaggtggcccaatcctttttgtagcaaagggcaagcctggacaaactcttatataaaggaaaacactcccgaggacacatgggaattatcgtcaagctagttttcatcacgttcatatgattcgcgttcggtactttgataatttgatatgtgggtggaccggtgcttgggtgctgtccttacttgaacaagcatcccacttatgattaacctctattgcaagcatccgcaactacaacaaaagtattaaggtaaacctaaccatagcatgaaacatatggatccaaatcagccccttacgaagcaacgcataaactagggtttaagcttctgtcactctagcaacccatcatctacttattacttcccaatgccttcctctaggcccaattaatggtgaagtgttatgtagtcgaagttcacataacaccactagaggatagacaacatacatctcatcaaaatatcgaacgaataccaaattcacatgactactaatagcaagacttctcccatgtcctcaggaacaaacgtaactactcacaaagcatattcatgttcataatcagaggagtattaatatgcatatatgatctgaacatatgatcttccaccaaataaaccaactagcatcaactacaaggagtaatcaacactactagcaacctacaggtaccaatcccagacttggagacaagaattggatacaagagatgaactagggtttgagaggggatggtgctggtgaagatgttgatggagattgccctctcccaatgagaggagcgttggtgatggcgatggcgatgatttccccctcccggagggaagtgtccccggcagaacagctctgccggagccctagattggttccgccaaggttccgcctcgtggcggcggagtctcgtcccgaaagcttgcttatgatttttcctcggacgaaagaattcatatagcagaagatgggcaccggagggccaacagggggcccacgaggcagggggcgcgcccagggggtagggcgcgccccccaccctcgtggccaggtggaggctccgctgacgtatttcttccgctcaatattttttattatttccaaaaataacttttgtggagtttcaggactcttggagttgtgcagaataggtctgtaatatttgctccttttcaagcccagaattccagctgccggcattctccctccttatgtaaaccttgtaaaataagagagaataggcataagtattgtgacataatgtgtaataacagcccataatgcaataaatatcgatataaaagcatgatgcaaaatggacgtatcaaaagCCACGGTCACTAAAGCATCACACTAAAAAATATATTGATGAAATAATTAATGTCATCTTTGATCTCACCATATCATAAATAGTTTGATTACATCTACTCAAAATACTCTACTCTTAGCAGTGCTCTGGGAGGTGCAAGCTATTAAATacttttcacaactcatcagacatccTTAAgtttgtaactcaaatattcctttccGCAATCTAATTGAAGAAacattattttcttgttacaataagtTCTACTTCATCCTGAAGACCTTCTGAAAACATTTCAAAGGATCTATATTTATGTCTCAATAAGTAAATAAATATCTACTTCAGTCATCCTTGAAGATAGATAAATCCACTATTTGCAACAACACTTATTGTACTATACACATCAATATGCATATTTCCAATTATTTTGTTGCTTGTTTTTATGGCCCGTGAACGGCATTTTAGTGTACTTCACTAATTAGAcaaaagttgcaagtgtcaggtGATTCATAATCAGATGACTTCAAAATCCATTACCATGAAATTTCTCCATGTTGGTTTCCCCAATGTGACTAAATGCAGTGCCATACAGtatggtattcttttagtcttgcgacatttagcgtgaGTGTTACGGATGATAAATTTTATCATCAATatttataacatacctattattCACAATAGGAGTATGGCCTTTTGTTCAGAAAATCGAACAATTCTTGTTCTCTCATGATCAACCTCCTTGCAACTTCTATGCAGTGTGCTAGAGTGTACAAAACTCTAAAATGAATGATGATAAGTACAGAGGAAATACAATGATGGAATACTGTAACTTTTACATAGTTTCCATTAAATATTTTAACATCATTATTTGTTGGTCATTTAGGCCATTGTAGTTTCTTGCAATGATTCGCAATCACATGTAATCGAGTTGATATCCTTGTGATAAACTTTTAACCACAATGTCGAAGAATTAATGATTAACAATTTAATCACATTTCCCAAGAACATTTTATTTGACCAACTTTCTTGACATATTATAACTTGTGACATTCATACCTGAACTGGACATTCCAGTCTTCTATTCGTTCTGCTTTTTTAGTTCTTATAGATTTACTTCCAATATTTCTCCTACTCATAGAAGAAGCATCCAACTTGAAGAGTTGTGTAGGCCTCAAACTTCCCCTAGGCGTGTAAGTCTCATTACATCCTTTTGGATTTGTTCTTTCTCTT
The sequence above is a segment of the Aegilops tauschii subsp. strangulata cultivar AL8/78 chromosome 6, Aet v6.0, whole genome shotgun sequence genome. Coding sequences within it:
- the LOC109775031 gene encoding uncharacterized protein, with the protein product MGSLFSSTAGGDGGAAAFDYANPPPGSRMSKEDIVAFRISQLVDVALEHYNSNNPGAEFEYPEYPPTTEMNAVCVGFRGTFWYHLGFSARPVDTTAETQHFFAELHFDRRWCQIAVETCTILEKPLCRFRASCAFCPDESNILHPSSADFFCGKQDHEKEFFRKRDMLVRPFNSFMTPPDIDSTDDP